The Natrinema versiforme genome segment CCGGTCCGATGGACGAGTATCTCCCGACTGCCGTCCGCGTCGTAGCCGTCGACGATGAACGTGCCGTCACCGTCATGTGTTGCGACGACCCTGATGCCGCCCTGGGTCCACAGCGGTCCGACAAACGCCGATCCCGTCCCGGTCGCCTCGAGCGGGAGGTCCTCTAGTTTGTCGGCGTCGACCGCCGGCTGTGAGAGGTCGATCGACCACGCGCCGTCGGTGTCGACCTCGAGTCTGTAGGCGTCGTCGTCGACGGCCATGATCGACTCGCCGGTGGTATTCCCGGACGTGGTCAGCAGATTCTCGTTGCGCCCGATACCGTCGGGTTTCGTCACGTCGACGGCGATCTCCCCGCCGTCGTGGGAGACGTTCGCAACGAGCATCCCCTCGTTGAGGTCGAACGTGGCGGTGTCGCCAGATCCGGATCCTTCGAACGTGTGGGACTGGCCCGCCTCGAAAATCGTTCCGCTCGGTCGCTCTCTGTTCTCGGTTTCGTCGGTGCCGTCAGCGCGCTCGAACGTCTCGTCGACGAGATCCGAGGGTGTAATGACGTCGAGGCCGCGGTGCTCGATGTGATCGAGGAGCAGTCCGAAATCGTCCAGTGACATTCTATTTTCGTTGACACCGATGTCTTCTTCGTCGACGATCCGCGGGACGCGTACCACGGTGAGATGGTTGTACTGATCGGAGAGGTTGGTATGGCGGCGAACACCGGTGTGAAGCGCGGGACCCCAGATGAACGGGATCATATGCATCTCGGTCGGTGGCACGCTCGTCGTTCCGGCGTTGGACAGGAACGTCGTCTCGTGGATCTCTCTCGTGAGCCCGTAGGTCGTCGCATCCATCCGGTCGTCAGGAACGAACAGGTGACGCGATCCGTCCTCGAAGCCCTCGTCTGCGAGCGCGTCTCGAGCGGTTTCGAGGATCCGTCGCTGCTGGTCCTCGGACTGCTCCGGCAGGGGCGTCGACACCTGCGGGAGCGAACAGACGTCCCAGCCGCGGTCTCGGAGGTCGCGTAATTCGGTGCGCCCCATCCGACCGGCGGCTCCGATTTGCTCGGGGCTGACCGGAACCGCCGCGGTCCAGTCGCGCTCCTTGAGCATCTCGGCCGCAATGTCGTAGTGCGAACCGTGGCCGCCGTAGAACGCGAGGATTGCGGCACCGTTGGCAGCCGATTCGGTTCGGCGGAGGTCGTCGACCAGCAATTTGGTCGGTCCGCCATCCGGCCCGTCCGCGATGATATTGAGACCGGTGACGT includes the following:
- a CDS encoding polysaccharide deacetylase, with amino-acid sequence MAHERDANGGSSRRRMLAALGAASTTLAGCMDILSDDDGNGIGRGEMASGPTNWPAIESGQVISDFEDLGEWSARTGELSAASDEARLGSQAAVIESNEATAGMEIRFDDGIDFKDWDTSLAVKPESADRIIVEFIAPTQSQRLTSIRIVPDGYDGWFRMDCGYQQKPGEDPDLSNVTGLNIIADGPDGGPTKLLVDDLRRTESAANGAAILAFYGGHGSHYDIAAEMLKERDWTAAVPVSPEQIGAAGRMGRTELRDLRDRGWDVCSLPQVSTPLPEQSEDQQRRILETARDALADEGFEDGSRHLFVPDDRMDATTYGLTREIHETTFLSNAGTTSVPPTEMHMIPFIWGPALHTGVRRHTNLSDQYNHLTVVRVPRIVDEEDIGVNENRMSLDDFGLLLDHIEHRGLDVITPSDLVDETFERADGTDETENRERPSGTIFEAGQSHTFEGSGSGDTATFDLNEGMLVANVSHDGGEIAVDVTKPDGIGRNENLLTTSGNTTGESIMAVDDDAYRLEVDTDGAWSIDLSQPAVDADKLEDLPLEATGTGSAFVGPLWTQGGIRVVATHDGDGTFIVDGYDADGSREILVHRTGEFDNSRSYKAGGPVWLNIEADGDWTLEIVDS